A window from Nodosilinea sp. FACHB-141 encodes these proteins:
- a CDS encoding ATP-binding protein, whose amino-acid sequence RKYQADVGTDRVQAELAQAIARELRLSDEAEKLAKSLGLLGKNAPAAPPQLPPAAPEDGVSLPAPIGPSTRLNALPVAATPSGPQQWDEDEVAIAPTATGILQDCLAYPTILIYGPQGSGKSTLAHWLIQQRIAAGHHCEILDPHAAYGAWEGLPLYGAGMNYQACDDRLVAFADLVKSRYQVLSTKPNFNPKPHTLLTEEFTNWAQHCPNAAQFFGSSMSDLRKVNMFAVYVAHGRTLTSLGGKSGVAEQRDQSLLEIELSAIVGPGGKAMPSGKANVYYPGQKNTPIAVEVPTLDLGQPANNQGLESAYSADSSNDEVAIIREVLIKANEPLLASQIRQKHRALKDGVDTKALEQKLERMAHEGFINRLPENPPRYAVS is encoded by the coding sequence CGCAAATACCAAGCCGATGTCGGCACCGACCGAGTGCAGGCAGAACTGGCCCAGGCGATCGCTCGGGAGCTGCGCCTCTCAGACGAGGCTGAAAAGCTGGCTAAGTCGCTGGGCCTACTGGGCAAGAATGCGCCGGCTGCCCCGCCACAACTGCCCCCAGCAGCGCCAGAGGATGGCGTGTCGCTACCTGCACCCATTGGCCCCAGCACCCGCCTAAATGCCTTACCTGTAGCGGCTACTCCTAGCGGCCCCCAGCAGTGGGATGAGGATGAGGTGGCGATCGCCCCCACGGCAACCGGCATCCTGCAAGATTGCCTCGCCTATCCCACAATCCTTATCTACGGCCCCCAAGGTAGCGGCAAAAGCACCCTGGCCCATTGGCTGATTCAGCAGCGGATCGCCGCTGGACACCACTGCGAAATTCTAGACCCCCATGCCGCCTACGGAGCCTGGGAGGGGTTACCGCTCTATGGCGCTGGCATGAACTATCAAGCCTGCGACGATCGCCTGGTGGCCTTTGCTGACCTGGTGAAAAGCCGCTACCAGGTCTTGAGCACTAAGCCTAATTTCAACCCCAAACCCCATACTTTGTTGACTGAGGAGTTTACCAACTGGGCCCAGCACTGCCCCAACGCTGCCCAGTTTTTTGGCAGCTCGATGAGCGACCTGCGCAAGGTCAATATGTTTGCCGTCTACGTCGCTCACGGTCGTACACTAACCTCGCTGGGTGGGAAGTCAGGCGTAGCTGAACAGCGCGACCAAAGCCTACTTGAAATTGAGCTATCGGCGATCGTGGGCCCTGGGGGTAAGGCCATGCCATCGGGTAAGGCAAACGTCTATTACCCTGGCCAGAAAAACACCCCGATCGCCGTCGAGGTGCCCACCCTAGATCTGGGGCAACCAGCCAACAACCAGGGGCTAGAGTCAGCCTACTCTGCCGACAGCTCAAATGATGAGGTTGCCATTATTAGGGAGGTTTTGATCAAGGCTAACGAGCCTCTATTAGCGTCCCAAATCAGGCAAAAGCACCGGGCACTCAAGGACGGGGTAGACACCAAAGCACTGGAGCAAAAATTAGAGAGGATGGCGCACGAGGGCTTTATCAATCGCCTCCCTGAGAATCCGCCCCGCTACGCTGTCTCATGA
- a CDS encoding PAS domain S-box protein codes for MTSTKKMPNLTRSPLSRYGIASLSVLLAALLMLLLNPTLAMTQSPFLLFFGAVMVSAWSGGLGPGLVATALSGLISTYYFIPPLYSLSLNWSSGLRLSLFLLEGVLISVLAGELRVAKQRLERTLSQLQRSEADYRQLAMQSQAQAKTLTAIFSASVDHIYIFDQEGRYGYVSDGAAQVLGLSPDDLLGKTWRDIGLPAALMEPVDAQRKQVMSTGRSLKSETDFVTDNGVRSYEYILTPLSTDSSTNAVVVISRDITERKQAEAERHQSLLREQAARAEAEVQRNRLHSLLVQAPASICIDRGSEHIFEFANPLFSQLVGQRELIGRTVREAFPEIEGQGFFELLDQVFETGEAFVGNEVAARLDRQGNGTLEEGFFNFVYQPIFDVNGAVEGIITFGFEVTTQVVARRQAEALAEDLTTQQIALKKSEARFSRLVEANIIGVLLAAPNGTILEANDAFLKMVGYTREDLQKGLMNWGEMTPPEYRQQDEQVLQELASTGSCAPFEKVYIRKDGSHVPILLGAAQLESDELAWVCFVLDLTESKQVEVLLRQQAEALAQANRLKDEFLATVSHELRTPLNAMLGWATMLREKQLDDATQQRAIETIERNARAQNQLINDLLDVSRIITGKLRLDVRPVALVSVLEAALDSIRPAAEAKGIRLQSLLDPAAGPVSGDPDRLQQVFWNLLSNAVKFTPKDGRIQLRLERINSHVEITVSDTGQGISPEFLPYVFDRLQQADSTTTRTHGGLGLGLAIVRHLVELHGGQVQVASAGEGKGTTFMVNLPITIFRPEPTATERVHPAVSDTAPFIDAPSLAGIKVLVVDDEADARELLATLLRQSGAVVTVVTSAQEALATITQSSSEQRPDILVSDIGMPEVDGYMLMRQVRALTPEQGGRMPAIALTAYARTEDRIKALAAGFQSHVPKPVEPAEFIAVVVNLSERL; via the coding sequence GTGACTTCAACCAAGAAGATGCCAAATCTGACCCGCTCTCCACTATCGCGCTATGGCATCGCTAGTCTCAGCGTTTTATTAGCAGCCCTGCTGATGTTGCTGCTGAACCCTACGCTGGCTATGACTCAGAGTCCGTTCCTGCTATTCTTTGGCGCTGTCATGGTCAGCGCTTGGTCTGGCGGCTTGGGTCCAGGACTGGTCGCCACTGCGTTGTCCGGGCTGATTAGCACCTACTACTTTATCCCGCCCCTTTATTCTCTCTCTCTCAACTGGTCCAGCGGCTTGCGGCTGAGTCTATTTTTGCTAGAAGGCGTGCTCATCAGTGTCCTCGCTGGCGAACTGCGGGTGGCCAAGCAGCGGCTTGAGCGCACGTTGTCACAGCTACAGCGCAGTGAGGCAGACTATCGGCAGCTTGCCATGCAGTCGCAGGCACAGGCGAAGACCTTAACGGCCATCTTTTCCGCGTCCGTCGATCATATCTACATTTTTGACCAAGAGGGGCGCTATGGCTATGTCAGCGATGGTGCTGCCCAGGTACTCGGTCTTTCACCCGATGACTTGCTGGGCAAAACATGGCGCGACATTGGTTTGCCCGCCGCGCTGATGGAGCCAGTAGACGCCCAGCGAAAGCAGGTGATGTCTACCGGGCGATCGCTCAAAAGTGAAACTGACTTTGTCACAGACAATGGGGTACGGTCCTACGAATACATTCTTACGCCGCTAAGTACAGACTCATCAACCAACGCTGTAGTAGTCATTTCTCGGGATATTACTGAACGTAAGCAAGCAGAAGCTGAACGTCACCAATCGCTACTGCGAGAACAAGCGGCCCGAGCCGAAGCAGAGGTGCAGCGCAATCGGCTGCATTCGCTCTTGGTTCAGGCTCCGGCTTCTATCTGTATCGATCGTGGTTCTGAGCATATCTTTGAGTTTGCTAATCCGCTCTTTTCGCAATTGGTGGGGCAGCGTGAACTAATTGGACGCACAGTGCGGGAAGCCTTCCCTGAGATAGAAGGACAAGGTTTTTTTGAACTGCTGGATCAGGTGTTTGAAACAGGAGAAGCGTTTGTAGGCAATGAAGTAGCGGCTCGATTGGATCGTCAAGGCAATGGCACGCTCGAGGAAGGGTTTTTCAACTTTGTCTACCAGCCGATCTTCGACGTTAACGGTGCGGTAGAAGGAATTATCACCTTTGGCTTTGAGGTCACCACTCAAGTTGTGGCCCGGCGGCAAGCCGAGGCTCTAGCAGAAGATTTAACAACCCAACAGATTGCCCTCAAGAAAAGCGAAGCCCGCTTTAGCCGCCTGGTGGAAGCCAATATTATTGGCGTTCTTTTGGCCGCACCTAACGGCACTATTCTGGAGGCGAATGATGCCTTCCTCAAAATGGTGGGTTACACCCGTGAAGACTTGCAAAAGGGCTTGATGAACTGGGGTGAAATGACACCACCAGAATACCGTCAACAGGACGAGCAAGTCTTACAGGAACTCGCCAGCACCGGTAGTTGCGCCCCGTTTGAAAAGGTATACATCCGCAAGGACGGCAGCCATGTGCCTATTTTGCTGGGAGCCGCACAGCTCGAAAGCGACGAGCTGGCTTGGGTTTGTTTTGTTTTAGATCTCACAGAAAGTAAGCAGGTTGAGGTCTTACTGCGTCAACAAGCGGAGGCTTTAGCCCAGGCCAATCGATTAAAAGACGAGTTTCTCGCCACCGTTTCCCATGAATTGCGGACACCCCTAAATGCGATGTTGGGTTGGGCGACCATGCTGCGTGAGAAACAACTGGATGACGCTACTCAGCAGCGAGCGATCGAGACGATTGAGCGCAATGCCAGAGCGCAAAACCAGTTGATTAATGACCTGTTAGATGTCTCTCGGATCATTACCGGCAAACTTCGCCTAGATGTTCGCCCTGTTGCGCTTGTTTCGGTGCTTGAGGCGGCGCTCGATTCGATTCGACCAGCCGCAGAAGCCAAGGGCATTCGCCTGCAAAGTCTTTTAGACCCGGCTGCGGGTCCCGTTTCTGGCGACCCAGACCGGCTGCAGCAAGTGTTTTGGAATTTGTTGTCCAATGCCGTGAAGTTCACACCGAAAGACGGCCGCATTCAACTTCGCTTAGAGCGCATTAATTCACACGTTGAGATCACCGTCAGCGACACCGGGCAGGGTATTAGCCCCGAGTTTTTACCCTATGTATTTGATCGCTTACAGCAAGCGGATAGTACCACCACTAGAACTCATGGTGGGTTGGGGCTGGGCTTGGCGATTGTGCGCCATTTGGTTGAACTCCATGGCGGACAGGTTCAGGTGGCGAGTGCGGGTGAAGGTAAGGGAACGACTTTCATGGTCAATCTACCTATTACGATCTTTCGCCCCGAACCAACCGCTACTGAACGCGTGCATCCGGCTGTCAGCGATACGGCTCCTTTCATCGATGCGCCTAGCTTGGCTGGGATAAAGGTTTTGGTTGTCGATGACGAAGCTGATGCCCGAGAGCTCCTAGCCACACTATTGAGGCAAAGCGGGGCCGTGGTCACCGTTGTGACATCGGCACAGGAAGCATTGGCGACCATTACCCAAAGCTCGTCAGAGCAAAGACCTGACATTTTGGTGAGTGACATTGGCATGCCCGAGGTAGATGGGTATATGCTGATGCGACAAGTGCGCGCCTTGACGCCAGAACAGGGAGGCAGAATGCCAGCCATTGCTCTCACCGCTTACGCACGTACAGAAGACCGCATCAAAGCATTGGCGGCAGGCTTTCAGTCCCACGTCCCTAAGCCAGTGGAGCCCGCTGAATTTATTGCAGTTGTGGTCAACTTAAGTGAGCGCTTGTGA
- a CDS encoding PAS domain S-box protein has translation MKRNASGKFVNNWERETKHRFCLSLTQTAWRSLEQAAQQRGISRSEVIEQFARSLEAESTTHDYGENSQIAQLQNQLLEPQQQNQALEAQLAHTPGQADRAIEPKVVAILESITDAFVTFDRQWHYTYVNQAAAQILRKAPEDLIGKHVWNDVFPEVVGGVAYEAMHRAIAEQVPVAWEEFGEPVQCWLEVKAYPSPEGLAVYFRDMTNRRQAEVEREQLLRDLETERAQFEAVLRQMPAGVLIAEATSNKLILANEQAKQILGYGYEPSSELEDYVPLTPFDAFRPDGQKYEPHEFPLPRSLRAGEVITNEEMELRQEDGQRTVISVSSAPILDRQGQISAAAVVLQDITERQQTERLLRQQAEHLENQQKWLEAVLDLMPTPTAFIDPETAKVVFANRIANELAGGDLPKHKPLEEYTNAYYCTDAQGDRIATEQMPAVLLARGEQLQNLEMNWHTPGGIRATLCWGETLPAMYGHAAIGIVMFQDVTRLKQIEANLRQTEERLQLALSSAQMVAWDWDVETDQVVCSPNAKEIWGMQVGTADEFQAFIHPDDRPLLRQATEQAVAGDQSFAQEYRVMAADGEVRWLKAQGQAYLNESGQAVRVAGVSLNITERKHIEANREALLAELQRKEQQQQFLIELNDAARTLQDSEEIVWRVVSATGKHFNVTRCAYGEIDAAQEHVIVDRDYCNGVISVVGKHHMDSFGAEIIAELKQGKTVVVDDVNCDPRTAGAGAAAFAAIETQSLLCVPLVKSGRFVALLVLHHIAPRAWTTDNVALLERIAEKTWLAVERSRAEADLRESEARLQLALNIGRMGTWEWDMQANTMRWSAGHFTILGFEPDQCVPSYELWASRVHPDDLPTAAAQLQQAIQERTEYYHEHRLRWPDGTIRWVEARGQFSYDGQGHPKQSIGAVIDITDRKHAEQEREQLLERERLARAQAEAAQQQLATLVDASPVGLALLDGEQRFIAINDALAEINGSSREHHLGKSVLELFGQSDPAVVEVIGQIYATGEPFVSPSLPVNIPSRDDRSPGYYNVHYLPMVDSNQRVERLLAYVVDVTERVNLERAQRFLAESSAVLASSLDYQTTLEKVAQLTVPKLADWCTVHIVEENGAVDQIAVAHVDPAKLEWAYQIRDKYPLDTDAERGAALTLRTGQPDLVPEIPDELLVHAAKDPEHLEILRQVGFSSVMTVPLRTQDQVIGVISFIAAESGRRYTAADLQLAEELAHRASLAIENAQLYQAAQRDRTKAQTANRIKDEFLAVLSHELRSPLNPILGWARLLRSRQLDATKTDQALETIERNAKLQAQLIEDLLDVSRILQGKLTLNVTPVNLVTTIEAAAETVRLAAEAKRIRIQTTLHAIAGQVLGDTNRLQQVIWNLLSNAVKFTPAGGQVAITLEQVDAYAQLQVQDTGKGIHPDFLPHVFD, from the coding sequence ATGAAACGCAACGCGAGCGGAAAGTTTGTGAACAACTGGGAGCGAGAGACCAAACATCGATTCTGCCTATCCCTAACCCAAACAGCTTGGCGATCGCTCGAGCAAGCGGCCCAGCAACGGGGTATCTCTCGCTCTGAAGTGATCGAACAGTTCGCCCGTAGTTTAGAGGCGGAGTCTACCACCCACGACTATGGAGAAAATTCTCAGATCGCTCAGCTGCAAAACCAACTGCTTGAGCCACAGCAGCAGAACCAGGCGTTAGAGGCGCAGTTAGCCCACACGCCAGGTCAAGCCGATCGGGCGATAGAGCCTAAAGTCGTCGCTATTTTAGAGAGCATCACCGATGCATTTGTGACCTTTGACCGCCAGTGGCACTACACCTACGTCAACCAGGCAGCGGCCCAAATTTTGCGCAAAGCCCCGGAAGACCTGATTGGCAAACATGTTTGGAACGACGTTTTTCCTGAGGTGGTGGGTGGGGTAGCCTACGAGGCCATGCACCGAGCGATCGCTGAGCAAGTTCCGGTGGCCTGGGAAGAGTTTGGTGAGCCCGTTCAGTGCTGGCTGGAGGTAAAAGCTTACCCCTCCCCTGAGGGACTCGCGGTTTATTTTCGCGATATGACCAACCGTAGGCAAGCCGAGGTAGAACGGGAACAATTACTCCGCGATTTGGAAACAGAACGCGCCCAGTTTGAAGCGGTGCTACGGCAGATGCCGGCGGGCGTCTTGATTGCCGAGGCCACGTCTAACAAATTGATCCTAGCCAATGAGCAAGCAAAACAAATTTTGGGATATGGCTACGAGCCGTCCTCCGAACTAGAGGACTATGTCCCTCTCACTCCCTTTGACGCGTTTCGCCCCGATGGGCAAAAATATGAGCCCCATGAATTTCCCCTGCCGCGATCGCTGAGAGCTGGTGAAGTTATTACCAATGAGGAGATGGAGCTGCGCCAGGAAGACGGGCAGCGGACCGTAATTAGCGTCAGTTCAGCCCCAATTTTGGATAGGCAAGGGCAAATTTCGGCGGCCGCCGTAGTGCTTCAAGACATCACCGAACGTCAGCAAACCGAAAGGCTCCTCAGGCAGCAGGCCGAACATCTCGAAAACCAGCAGAAATGGTTAGAAGCCGTTCTCGATTTGATGCCAACGCCAACCGCCTTTATTGACCCAGAAACCGCCAAAGTCGTTTTTGCCAACCGAATTGCCAATGAGTTAGCCGGGGGAGATCTACCTAAACACAAACCCCTAGAGGAATATACCAACGCCTATTACTGCACCGATGCCCAGGGCGATCGCATTGCCACCGAGCAAATGCCCGCCGTGCTCCTTGCCCGTGGGGAGCAGTTACAGAACCTCGAGATGAACTGGCATACCCCCGGCGGCATTCGGGCTACCCTCTGCTGGGGAGAAACCCTGCCCGCCATGTATGGGCACGCGGCGATCGGCATTGTCATGTTTCAAGATGTGACCCGCCTCAAGCAAATTGAGGCAAACCTACGGCAGACCGAAGAGCGCCTACAGCTAGCTCTCTCGTCGGCCCAAATGGTCGCCTGGGATTGGGATGTAGAAACGGATCAGGTCGTCTGTTCTCCCAATGCCAAAGAAATTTGGGGCATGCAGGTGGGCACCGCAGACGAGTTTCAGGCCTTCATCCACCCAGACGATCGGCCGCTGCTCAGGCAAGCGACTGAGCAGGCCGTCGCGGGGGACCAGTCTTTCGCCCAAGAGTATCGAGTGATGGCTGCCGACGGTGAGGTGCGCTGGCTTAAGGCTCAGGGGCAGGCCTACCTCAACGAATCTGGGCAAGCGGTGCGCGTGGCCGGGGTTTCGCTCAACATTACCGAGCGCAAGCACATCGAAGCCAATCGCGAGGCCCTACTGGCAGAACTCCAGCGCAAAGAACAGCAGCAGCAGTTTTTGATTGAGCTGAACGATGCCGCGCGCACCCTGCAAGACTCAGAGGAAATTGTCTGGCGAGTCGTTAGCGCCACCGGCAAACATTTCAACGTCACGCGCTGTGCCTATGGTGAAATTGATGCCGCCCAAGAACACGTAATCGTCGATCGCGATTACTGCAACGGCGTCATCAGCGTTGTGGGTAAGCACCACATGGATTCCTTCGGAGCTGAGATCATTGCCGAGCTGAAGCAGGGCAAAACCGTTGTGGTCGACGATGTCAATTGCGACCCCCGCACCGCTGGTGCCGGAGCGGCGGCCTTTGCCGCCATTGAGACCCAATCGCTGCTCTGCGTGCCCTTGGTGAAGAGCGGGCGGTTCGTTGCCCTACTGGTGCTCCACCACATAGCACCTCGCGCCTGGACAACAGACAATGTAGCTCTGCTGGAGCGCATTGCCGAAAAAACTTGGCTGGCGGTAGAGCGATCGCGGGCAGAAGCGGACCTGCGCGAGAGCGAAGCGCGGCTACAGCTCGCCCTCAACATTGGCCGCATGGGCACCTGGGAATGGGACATGCAGGCCAATACAATGCGTTGGTCGGCGGGGCATTTCACTATCCTGGGTTTCGAGCCCGACCAATGCGTACCGAGCTACGAGCTGTGGGCCAGCCGCGTCCATCCCGATGACCTACCAACCGCGGCAGCCCAGCTCCAGCAGGCGATTCAGGAGCGCACCGAGTACTATCACGAACATCGACTGCGCTGGCCCGATGGGACCATTCGCTGGGTCGAGGCCAGGGGGCAGTTTTCTTACGATGGCCAAGGCCATCCCAAGCAATCTATCGGCGCTGTCATCGACATTACTGACCGCAAGCACGCCGAGCAAGAGCGAGAACAGCTGCTCGAGCGAGAACGCTTGGCCCGAGCTCAGGCCGAAGCCGCCCAGCAGCAACTGGCCACCCTGGTTGATGCCTCCCCGGTTGGGCTGGCGCTACTGGACGGTGAGCAGCGATTTATTGCCATCAACGACGCCCTGGCTGAGATCAATGGGTCATCCCGTGAGCATCACTTGGGTAAGTCCGTTCTGGAGCTATTTGGTCAATCTGATCCCGCCGTCGTTGAAGTCATTGGCCAGATTTATGCCACGGGTGAGCCGTTTGTCTCGCCCAGCCTACCCGTCAATATTCCTAGTCGTGACGATCGCAGCCCTGGCTACTACAACGTTCACTATCTGCCAATGGTTGACTCAAATCAGCGGGTAGAACGACTTTTAGCCTATGTTGTCGATGTCACCGAGCGCGTCAATCTAGAGCGCGCCCAACGGTTTCTAGCTGAGTCGAGCGCCGTGCTGGCGTCTTCTTTAGACTACCAAACCACCCTCGAGAAAGTTGCCCAGCTCACCGTCCCAAAACTGGCCGACTGGTGCACCGTTCACATCGTGGAAGAGAATGGCGCGGTCGACCAAATTGCCGTAGCGCACGTTGATCCGGCTAAGCTGGAATGGGCTTACCAGATTCGAGACAAGTATCCCCTAGATACCGATGCAGAACGCGGTGCCGCCCTAACCCTGCGCACCGGGCAACCCGACCTGGTGCCTGAAATTCCCGATGAGTTGTTGGTTCACGCTGCCAAAGACCCTGAGCATTTAGAGATTTTGCGGCAGGTGGGCTTTAGCTCAGTGATGACGGTGCCCCTGCGTACCCAAGACCAGGTGATCGGCGTGATCTCGTTCATCGCGGCTGAGTCGGGTCGCCGCTACACCGCCGCAGATTTGCAGCTCGCCGAAGAATTGGCGCACCGGGCTTCCCTGGCAATCGAAAATGCTCAGCTCTACCAGGCGGCTCAGCGTGATCGCACCAAAGCACAAACCGCTAACCGCATCAAAGATGAGTTCTTAGCCGTCTTGTCCCATGAGTTGCGATCGCCCCTGAACCCCATTTTGGGCTGGGCCAGACTATTGCGCAGTAGGCAGCTAGATGCGACCAAAACTGACCA